The following DNA comes from Terriglobales bacterium.
TCGAGCACATCGAGAACGGTCTGGCTGGACATCTCGTAGCGGGCGACCAGCGCCTGGGCAAGAGTGCGCTCGGCTTCATCCTCGGTGAGGCCGGAAAGATTTCCGGCCATGGCGTGCAAGCCGGCGTCGTCGAGCTTGCGCTTCATCGAAAAGCGCTGGGAGAGACGGGCGTAGGTGGACTCGATCACCTGGCGAAGAGCCTCGCGGTCCGGCATGGGCAGCGGCATGCGCTCGACCTGCGATTCCAGCTCTTCCGGCAGCCGGGGCGCGGGCCCGGTGAACACCAGGGCGCGGCGGCTGCGAGAAAACTGCTGCGCCAGGTTGCGCAAACGGCGGACTACGACGGCGTCGTCGAGGTGGCGGTGAAAGTCCTTGAGGACGAACACCGCTTCGATGGTCATGGTCTCGATGTGGGCCAGCATCTGCGCCGGGACCTTGGTGTTCAAGATGGCGCTGGAAGCGCGCTCGGCTTCGAGGGAGGCGAAATCCACGGGCGGCAGGTTGGCTTCCGCCAGAGCAGCGCGAGCGGCATCGATGCGGCGCTGAAGCTCACGCGTGGCTGAGCGGGGATCGTCCCCGGCGGGGGCGGGCGCCAGGCCGGCGCGCTGCAGGCCATCGGCAATGCTCCATTCGAAGACCGGCAGATGCAGGTCACTGGCCACGAGCTTAATGAGGGAGAGCGCGCGGGCTTCCTCCACCGTCTCCAAAAGGATGATAGGTGTATTGGAGTTGATGAGGACCTTGATGCGGTCGAGGCTGGTGGTCATGCGATGTGCTTCTTAGCGGTATGGTGCAGGCGTTTCGCCAGGAACGGGTCCCCAAGCACCTGACCGCACTTAAGTTCGCGGCTTCTCGGGTCCTTCTTCCAATGAATGCCACTCTTGTGTTTTTCGAGGCAGAAACAACAGGTCTCCCATTGCCGAAAGCGCGGCAAAGCCTGCCACGAGGAATACTTGCCGTGAGGCCGCCTCTTGCGGAAGCATTTCAGGCACATGCTGTGTTTCCATCTGCCAGCGCTCATATCACTGCCTCAGGCGCGTCCGTGGCGGGTTTGACCGCTTTCCGGGCGCTCCCGTACAATACTAGATTCGGAGTCCAGCGGTAATTCTTTCAGGAGTAACCCACAGCTTATGGCAAATCATTTTTCGGCCCTGAAGCGCGTCCGGCAGACGGCAAAGCGCACGGTGGCCAATCGCGCCAACCAGTCCCGCTTCCGCACCGCGCTGCGACGCTTCCGGCAGGTGCTGGCGGCGGGCAAGAAGCAGGAGGCCCAGGCGCATTACCGCGAGGCCGTTTCCCTCATCGATAAGGCCGTGGGCAAGGGCGTGATCCATCGCAACGCCGCGGCGAGATACAAATCGCGCCT
Coding sequences within:
- the rpsT gene encoding 30S ribosomal protein S20; this encodes MANHFSALKRVRQTAKRTVANRANQSRFRTALRRFRQVLAAGKKQEAQAHYREAVSLIDKAVGKGVIHRNAAARYKSRLAARVDALK